GTGACGGCCTATCTGCCGACTTAGAGGTCACAGACATCAGGCCGTCACTACCGGCTCACGCCGGTTTTAAATAGTCGAAACGCCACAGCAGTCTGGTGCCCCTGATTGCTATATGAATACCCGGTGTTTTGGAGGGTGGGTCAGGAAGGAGTACCTTTTGGACAGATGATTAGAACGTCAGAAGATGGAATATGAGTGCGCTGAAGCTCTTCCCATGTTTTAACTGGCTTTCCTGATTGCGGGACTGTAGATGGTAGATAACTTCAGCGAGAAGGTCGATTTCATCTGGTCGGTCGCCGATCTTCTCCGCGGAGATTACAAACAATCGGAGTATCAGAAGGTTATTCTCCCTCTGACGGTGCTCCGTCGGCTCGATTGCGTCACCGAACCCACCAAGGAGGCGGTCATTCAGGAGGCCGCGGATCTCGATGAGCGCGGTATCGAGAACGTGGGTCCCGTCCTCGAAAACGTCTCGGGCGCGCCCGTTTACAACACGAGCGAGCATACCTTCGACACGCTAACGAACGCCCCCGAAAACCTCGCAGAGAACCTCCAACACTACGTTCGACAGTTCGATCCCGAGACCGAAGAAATCATAGAGAAATTCGAATTTGATCACCAGATAGAACGTCTCGACGAGGCTGACCTGCTCTACAAGGTCGTGACCTCGTTCGCTGAGATCGACCTCCATCCCGAGAGGGTGCCCAACGAGGAAATGGGCTACATCTACGAGGAACTCATCCGCAAGTTCTCGGAACTCTCGAACGAGACAGCAGGTGAGCACTTCACTCCACGAGAAGTCATCGAGTTGATGGTCAATCTCCTCTTTACCGAGGACGACAACGCACTCAGACAGCCTGGTGCGGTGCGAACGCTGTACGATCCAGCCTGTGGGACGGGCGGGATGTTGAGCGTCGCTGAGGAGCACCTCAACGCGTTGAACGACCAAGCACACCTCGAACTATTTGGTCAGGAGCTCAATCCCGAGTCTTACGCAGTGTGTAACTCAGATATGATCATCCGTGGTCACGATCCCGACCACATCGTTCACGGTAACTCGTTTACCGAGGACGGGTTTAGAAGCGATACATTCGATTACCTACTCTCGAATCCACCGTTCGGGGTCTCTTGGAAGAAAGTGAAAGAGCAGGTTGAACGCGAACACGATGAGCAGGGGTTCGACGGGCGCTTTGGCGCGGGCACGCCGCGCATCAACGATGGCTCGATGCTATTCCTTCAGCATATGGTGAGCAAGATGAAGCCCGAATCGAAGGGTGGCTCCCGCCTCGCCATCGTGTTCAACGGGTCGCCGCTGTTCAACGGCGGCCCCAACAGCGGCGAGTCGGCCATCCGGCGGTGGATCATCGAGAACGATTGGTTGGAGGCGATCATCGGCCTGCCCGAGAACCTCTTTTACAACACCGGGATTCGGACCTACATCTGGGTGCTCTCGAACCGCAAGCCCACAGAGCGCGAGGGAAAGGTCCAGCTCATCGACGCCCGCGAGCTGTACGACGAGATGGACGAGAGCCTCGGCGACAAGCGCCACTACCTCACCGGCGATCAGATCGACGAGATCGCGAGTCTGTTCGGGGACCTGGAGGCCAACGGCCGCTCGAAGATCGTGGACAACGCCGAGTTCGGCTACCGGCGTATCGTCATCGACCAGCCGCTTCGGCTGAGCTTCCGAGCCTCCGCCGAGCGGATCGACTCGCTCCACGACGAGCGCGCGTTCACGAACCGCGACGAGGAGACACAGGAGCGAGTCAAGGAAGCGCTCTCGGGCCTGGATTCCGAGAAGACTTGGATGGACAGAGAGGAGTTCTTAGACGAGGCCGAGTTGCAGTTGAACATGGCCGGCCTCGACCTGCGCAACAGCGTCTACAACGCGATCGAGCGCGCGCTCGGTGAACAGAACCCTGAGGCCGAAATCTGCCGGAAATCGAACGGCGACCCCGAACACGACACCGACCGCCGCGAGAAAGAGCGCGTCCCGCTCGGCACGGACCCACGCGAGTATTTCGAGCGCGAGGTCGCGCCGTACTTAGAGAACGCGTGGATAAACGAGAGCAGCAAGTACC
This genomic window from Halococcus salifodinae DSM 8989 contains:
- a CDS encoding type I restriction-modification system subunit M gives rise to the protein MVDNFSEKVDFIWSVADLLRGDYKQSEYQKVILPLTVLRRLDCVTEPTKEAVIQEAADLDERGIENVGPVLENVSGAPVYNTSEHTFDTLTNAPENLAENLQHYVRQFDPETEEIIEKFEFDHQIERLDEADLLYKVVTSFAEIDLHPERVPNEEMGYIYEELIRKFSELSNETAGEHFTPREVIELMVNLLFTEDDNALRQPGAVRTLYDPACGTGGMLSVAEEHLNALNDQAHLELFGQELNPESYAVCNSDMIIRGHDPDHIVHGNSFTEDGFRSDTFDYLLSNPPFGVSWKKVKEQVEREHDEQGFDGRFGAGTPRINDGSMLFLQHMVSKMKPESKGGSRLAIVFNGSPLFNGGPNSGESAIRRWIIENDWLEAIIGLPENLFYNTGIRTYIWVLSNRKPTEREGKVQLIDARELYDEMDESLGDKRHYLTGDQIDEIASLFGDLEANGRSKIVDNAEFGYRRIVIDQPLRLSFRASAERIDSLHDERAFTNRDEETQERVKEALSGLDSEKTWMDREEFLDEAELQLNMAGLDLRNSVYNAIERALGEQNPEAEICRKSNGDPEHDTDRREKERVPLGTDPREYFEREVAPYLENAWINESSKYHDDQDGELGTVGYEINFNRYFYEYEPPRSLEEIDADIRELEGEISEMLQQVAK